ggttcgaggcttggttccccaggtcccacgttagccagatgcacaagggggcgcacgcatctggaggtcgtttgcagaggctggaagccctggcgcgccatcctctctctctccctctatctgtctttctccctgtgtctctcactctcaaataaataaataaataaataaatgaacaaaaaaatatttaaaaaaaaacacagagagagagactatgactATTTGGAGATGAGGATTGCATCCTGgggtgagggagatggctcactggttaaaaggGCACAAGCTTGACAACCACAGTTCAGATCTCCaaaccccacataaagccagacacaagtagCATGTGCATGTTTGCAGGAGCAAAACAATGAGACCTGGTCTCAGGTGAGGATGGacagacaccttgaggttgtcctctgatctccgcTTGCACTCTGAGGCTGGGGCATGTGCATGCccccacacattcacacacaagaTTGCATCTGTACTAACCATGTAcagacttttttcctttttgtcttgGCATTATTTCCCAAACCTTAGTCTGAGCAACTATTTACATGGTGTTTATGTTGTGTTAGGTACCATAAATAGTATttagaaagtaaaaatataagaaatggggctggaaagatggcttagcagttaaggcgtttgcctgcaaagccaaaggacctctgttcgattccccagaacccatgtaatatatatatgtatatgtatatatacacatacatacatatatgaaatgtgctggatgtggtggtgaaggatcaccatgagttcaaggctaccctgagattactgagttaattccaggttagcctgggctagagcaagaccctacctcaaaaaaacaaaaatagggctggagagatggcttagcagttcagtgcttacctgtgaagcctaaggaccccggttcgaggctcggttccccaggtcccacgttagccatatgcacaagggggcgcatgcgtctggagttcgtttgcagtggctggaagccctggcgcgcacattctctctctctccctctatctgtctttctccctgtgtctgtcactctcaaataaataaatgaacaaaaaaaaaataaaataaaataaagggccgggtgtggtggtgcacgcctttaatcccagcacttaggaggcagaggtaggagaattgccgtgagttcgaggccaccctgagaatacagagtgaattccaggtcagcctggctagagtgagactctacctcgaaaaatcaaataaaaataaaaataaaccaaagataaataaatgtgtataaaTTACATATAAATGCAATGCctgttttatgtgtgtgagcgagatttgtatgtgtatgtccATGTGTGGGAATTCAGATGTGCATGGTGTATGTTTATAGGTCAGAGGACAGATTTCTGGTGTTGGTCTTTACCttctatcttgtttatttttttatacttctttttaaaatttattttatttatttgagtgagagagagagaggctgagggagaatgggtgcaccagggcccttagccactacaaacaaactctagatgcatgtgccaccttgtgcatctggcttacatgggtcctggggaatcaaatctgggtcctttggctttgcaggcaagcactttaactgcccagccatcctttcagccctatttattggtttttgtgttttttttttttttttttttttgaggtagggtttcacagtagcccaggctgacccagaattcactctgtattctcagggtggtctagaactcaggcgatcctcctacctctgcctcccgagtgctgggattaaagtcgtgcaccaccacatctggctcaagcaagtgcttttagttGGTAATCATTGCCCTAGCCCATGAATCTTATATTTTGTAGTGTGTATGGgggaaatagaaaagagaagaaaaaaatgggataGGATTTCTAGAGGGGACACATGTCCTGCAGGAGGCTACAAGATTGAGAGACTGGCTCACTAAAGGGAGGGAAGCCTGCAGAACACACTCCTTCTTGTTTCTCTTAAAGTTTGCCGAGAACACAGATTCATAACTTCATGGGGTTGCCTTTTGtcagccttcctccctccttgaCTCTGCTCTCCTCGGGTCTCTTCCTTTCCCGTAGGAGGCGCTTCCCATGCTGAGCATCTGGGCTTGCTGTGGGTAGCCATTACCCATTTTACTAGGTCTCAGTTTTCTTACTATGAGCCAACGTTGTCTCTAAGACTCTGTTCCAGTGTGCTGGGAGTCACTGTTTTGCTCCCAGTAGGTGTGACATTGATGGCTTTGGGTGGAACAAGGTCGGCTTTCCCAGGCATCTTTCAGTCCGAGAGCACAGCAGTTACTGTTTGTTAATTCACACAAGACTTGGCAGGTTTCCTTGCCAATGATAGAGATTGTATGTTGTCCTGTATTACTGCTGACTGCCACAGGTTAAACACTAAAGGACACTTGGAGTGACTTACTTCTTCTTACTTCTACCACAGGGCCCAGCGCCTCAAGTTCCGGCTGAACCTGTATGAGTTGAAGGAAGGTCGGCAGATCAAACCTTATACCCTCATGAGCATGGTGGCCAACCTCTTGTATGAGAAACGGTGAGTGGAAGGGGAGCCTAGTACGAAAGGAACTCCGAAACATAGTTTGACAGATGAAGTCTGTGGTGTGAGGGGTTCCGGGGAAGTGaattcttcctcatcctcccatttatcctttcctttgttcttccatccttttccttcctctcatttccttttccttcctctcatttctttacttttctcccctccctctctcctttttcttttctttctttctttctttctttttttcaacgtagggtctcgctctagctcaggctgacttggaattcattctgtagtctcagggtggccttgaactcactatgatcctcttacctctgcctcccaggtgctaggattaaaggcatgcaccaccacgcctggcccttcttttctttatttgagacagtcttgctttTTAGctcttgctggcctggaactttcatTGTAAAACAGGCTGGACTCATTGTAGCaactcctcccaagtgctgagattataggcatggtagcatacacctttaattctagcacttggaaggcagaggtaggaggatcaccatgagttggaggccaccctaagactatatagtgaattccaggtcagcctaggctagagcaagaccctacctcagaggaaaaaatttatttttacttacttgggagagagaatgaataggtgcactagggcctcctattgctgcaaacaaattccagatgcacatgccactttgtgcatctggctttccaatggtaatggggaattgaacctgggtcagcaggctttgcgagcaaacgcccttaactgctgagccatttcctcagcccaaaaGTGAACCTTCTTGAGCTCTGGTTTCTCTCTTGTGCCTGCCTCATAGGTTTGGTCCCTATTACACTGAGCCAGTCATCGCCGGGCTGGATCCGAAGACCTTCAAGCCCTTCATCTGTTCTCTAGACCTCATTGGCTGCCCCATGGTAACTGACGACTTCGTAGTCAGTGGCACCTGCTCTGAACAAATGTATGGGATGTGTGAGTCTCTGTGGGAGCCCAACATGGTGAGTTGGTGACAGGAAGCAGGCTGGCCTCTGAAGTGGCCACCCTTGACCATCAGAAATAAAACGTGCTTGTGCAGCAGGAAGTGGGGAGGACAGTGTGGTGGGAGAGCAGGTCACAGCGCTGCTGCTTGGGTGGGTTTCCAGATGCCCCATCTAGGTGGGGCCGACTGGCCCAGAGGAGAGCTGCTTCTCTTTGGAAGGCCTCGTCACCGTTGTATTGTGGCTCCACATGGGTGTTCCACTCATGGGACAATAGTCACGTGGCGCGGTGCAGCCTCACAGCGTGGGCCTGGGCTGGGTTGTCTCCCCTAGACCTGTGCTTGGGCGTCTCACGGTACCCGGCCCTGCCTCCACTGCCTCGGCTGTGGAAGGGGTTACTAATGGAGTCTAGCTCAGGGAGGGTGtgaggaaagcacatggcagcaTTAGAACAGTGCCTCACAGGATGGCACTCATGCTTTATACCAGTTCTGCCGGGCTTAGGAAAAGCCAGATAGTGTAACTGAAGGGCTTATTGCTgtctgagaaagagacagacaccgAGTTAGCAGCTGGTCAAATGCAGCGTgctgggaagagaggaaagagggccTGGTGGCGGCAAGAACAGCCAGTGCCGAGGTGTGCTCAGCGAGGGGCTGAGAGGAGGCGGGGTCTCGAGAGTGAGACCTCAAAGGGCCTTGAAGTCTATGCCAGGCTTAAATGCTTTCTTTCAATGAAGGAGCCTGCAAAGTCAGGTGGGTCGCGGGGTGTCACACACTGAGGTCTCCTGCAGTAAGAGTTTAGGACCCGAGCTGAGGCACCGGGGACAAGGGTGAGTCAAGGGGTTAGACCCCTTACAGCAGAAGTGCAGGTGGAGTTAGTAAGGAATGTGATTCTCCTACTGGGCTAGCTAAGATAGTGGGATACAGGGGGCAGGTTTGGGGTGTCAGCTCATAAGGTTGGACAGGTTGAGTTTTGGGGTACCAGTGGGACATTCAGGAGGAGGGTCTTAGGCAgttgaaaaaaatcacatcagAGACAGGTTTAAGTTCTCTGTTTTACAGGAGAGGAATTGAGCTTCATGAAGGGACATAATCATCTGCCCAAGATTACACTAAGTTTGAGGTGTTCATACCATCTTTCTTCCCAAGAAAGGAGCTGAAAGGGCGTCCCATATCCAGGGAACTGGCCCTCACTCGAGGCTTGGGAGGGGTCAGAGCAGGGGATGTAGAGTCCAGAGACATGAGAGTCGAGGAGCCCAAACCCCAGGTCTGAAAAGGGTTCTGCTTTGTTGGCAGGATCCAGAACACCTGTTTGAAACCATCTCCCAAGCCATGCTGAATGCTGTGGACCGGGATGCAGTGTCTGGCATGGGTGTCATTGTCCACATCATGTGAGTATGAGGTGGGAAAGCTAGAAGCTTCGCAGACAcctgcctctccttccccacaAGCATACCACTTGTCTTCTCAGCCCTGTCAGTTGTTATTCAGAAAGGTGCCAGGGCATAGTGGCAGAAGTCAGGTTGGATGATGCATACTTGTGgcaccagcactggagaggctgaggcaagagtgtTGTGGTTTGAGGCTGTCTGGGTtgcatagtgaaaccctgtctcatagaagagagaggaaggaagaagtgagCCAGCAACAAGCTGAGAACAGCAGCACCATGCTCGGCTACATGAGACACCTTGGGACTTTCCAGGCGTCTGTCAGGTGACACCCCATGACCTGGAGCCTCCTTTCCATGTTCGCGTGAACAGTTCTTTTCTTCCCTAACTACTTCCTCAAAGTCTCAGGTCAGGGAGTAACCATGGGGAGACTACTTAATGCAGATTGAATGCTGGGTGGCTATCAACATTCTAGAAGCCAGGACTGTGTAATATGCTGAGCTCTGGGAACCACATTCCAGCCTCTACCAAACCCTTAAATGCCACTTCTCTGTCTCCCACTTGGGGCCATTACCAGAAATCTGATCAGATGGAATAATGTCTTCCTAGTTGCATTGCTACTTTCCAGAATAATTGCCTTTAACCTTTCCTCGTGGGCTAGCCTGCTTGCTTACCAtagacacgcctttaatcccagcactcaggaggcagaggtaggcggatcgctgtgaatttaaggccagcctgagactacacagtgaattccaggtcagcctggactagagagcaaaaccgtaccacaaaaaaaaaagtaggacccCAAGTTAAGGACACACGTACCTAATTGTGAAGTCACTTGTTCTCTGGGCCTCGTGGGCTGCGTTCCACTCGAGGGTAGCTCAGTCCCTACCACTCTTGTCCTCGCTTTCCCCTTGCTGACTTGTTGACAGGAGCCGAACTGTTGCTGGGACAGCCGCTGCTGGGCAGTCTTTCCTATTCTcatagctgagggctggagatgggggGAGGCCAGCTAAATGGTAAAcatgttttcttaaatatatttttatttatttgcaagcaaagagagagagagagagaatgggcatgccagggcctctagccactgcagacgaactccagatacatgttccaccttgtgcatttgtcctacgtgggtcctggagaatcgaaccgggatccttaggctttgcagacaagcaccttaaccctgagccatctctctagccctgtaaatgtgttttcttacaacatttttttcctttgcagtGAGAAGGACAAGATCACCACCAGGACACTGAAGGCCCGAATGGACTAACTTGTCCCAGAACCCAgatgggttgttttgtttgtttgtttgtttttttaataaaatagccCTTCTTTCACTTCTGCTTGTCTCTGTTGCTTTCTCCAGCTTTGTCTCCACTGGGGCCAGTGCAAAGAGCAACACTCAGCGTTCACCTCAGTGCTCGGTTTTCTCTCTGAGCCCCGAGCCTCACATGTGCTCTACTATTGAGCTATGCTCGCAGCCTTGGGCTTTTTGACCTGTGTTCCACTGCACTGGTACACCTATGCAATATATACTGGTCACTGGTGGGTGCCTGCGCTCTGGTAGACCTTGAGTTCAATCATAATGAGCCAAGGCAGGTACGATTAACTTTAGCGGTGAAAGGCAGCTAAGTAGGTTGCCCAAGTCTGCTAGGTAGTGAGGCAAGGATGGGAACTCATATTGTTTGTCTCCAAAACCTTTTCACTAAAATCTGTTTGAAACGCCTCACTATTCTGTGTCACAGTAGGAATTTGGCTACATACCCACTAATAGTCTTCtagtggccgggcatggtggcacacaccttaatcccaggattcaagaggcagaggtaggaggatcactgtgagttcaaggccaccctgagactacatagtaaattcaaggtcagccagggctagagtgagaccctaccttgaaaaaaaatctactagGTTGGTCAGTTTATGTACACATTCATTACCTGGGGAGCTTAGAAATTTTGTGATTTCCCCCTCCTCCAAGACACAGATATAACATTTTAGGTTACTACTGCCTTTTCAAAAATTGCCTACATCAGTCCAGTTTACCACCTACAGTCCAAATGATagcattgagtgtgtgtgtgtgtgtgtgtgtgtgtgaaagagagatgtCAGAGGACTCGGGTGTCCCTCGCTCTTCTACCTTTTTTACCCAACAGACAGATTTTCACAACCTGGAGCgcctttaaaaatttctttttagggctggagagatggcttagcggttaagcgcttgcctgtgaagcctaagaaccccggttcgaggctcggttccccaggtcccacgttagccagatgcacaagggggcgcacgcgtctggagttcgtttgcagaggctggaagccctggtgcgcccattctctctctctccctctatctgtctttctctctgtgtctgtcgctctcaaataaataaataaaaaatttttttaaaaaatttctttttagggctggagagatggcttagcggttaagtgcttgcctgtgaagcctaaggaccctggttcaaggcccgattccccaggacccacgttagccagatgcacattgtttgcagtggctggaggccctgacatgcctattctctatctgcctctttctcaaataaacaaaaatgagcaaaaaaaaaaaattctttaaaaaaaatttttttttttaaactgaaacttttatttattgacagacacagagagaaagacaggtagagggagagagagagaatgggcgcgccagggcttccagcctctgcaaacgaactccagacacgtgcgcccccttgtgcatctggctaacgtgggacctggggaaccgagcctcgaaccggggtccttaggcttcacaggcaagcgcttaaccgctacgccatctctccagcccatctttaaaaatttttttgtgtgtacatacacacatgcacgagTGGAGTCCGAGGATAACTTTAGGGTGTTAGTCCTCTTtgtccactttgtttgagacagggtctctcttgggAAGGCTTTGGGATTCTCTTGACTATGCATCCCATTGCTGTAGTCACATTGGGATTACACAAACATCACAGCACACCCAGCTTTACAAGGGTGCTCGGGATCTGAAGGTTGGCAGACTTGTAGAGAAGAGAGTaagcatctctaaccactgacccatctcaccAGTCCCCGAAGCTTCCTGCTTTTCCGGTTAGGCTGGCTGACCtgggagccccagcaatcctaCTGTTTTCCCTCAGCTCTGCGATTACAGGCATGGGCAACCATGGCCgggcccagctttttatgtaggtgctggggaaagagttcaggtcctcaagcttgtagAGGTGCGCTTACCTCCTCAGCCATCTCTaagccccccacccctttttaaacttttatttatttattttctgaggtagagtcttactgtagctcaggctgacatggaattcacaatgtagtctcagggtggcctcgaaactcacaactttcctcctacctctgcctcctgagtactgggattaaaggcgtgtgccaccaacacctggctcctttttaaACTTTGATTCAGGAGTTCTGGGAAAGACCTGATAGTTaacaccttttttttcttcttttcttttggttttttgaggtagggtctcactctggcccaggttgacctggaattcactatgcagtctcagagtggcctcgaactcacggtgatcctcccaccctgtgcctcctgagtgtaccaccacacccggttcaaGAGCTTATACTTCTAAATCTCGAGTTCTACTGATACAGATGGTCCAGAATCAACCACACCAAGAACTAGTTTGGTTTTGTTGTGCTGGAGAGGGCACATGCTCCATCACTGAGACACACCTTCAGCCCAAGAGCTAGTACTCTAGAAGTGTCCTAACAGAGTTCCTGAGGCACACAAAGAGCCATGTGGAGGGACAGTGGTAATGACAACTGGTTGGCATCCCACCCAGTGCTTCACTTTCAACATTACTTACGCATTGCATCGTCGACCGGGATGTCACCCTAGTCCTTCTCCAAAGCATACATTCATTTTTCCCAAGCTGTTTCCAGAAGCCTTTTAATTttgaaaggtgggggggggggggctccaaaGGACTCACACATGGCAGATGTACACAAAGCTTTTcgagttttattttttcctcggGCTGGAGATTCATTTTAACATGCATGCATTTTAAAACAGTAACAGGATCTCGAACTGTTCAGATCAGACATTAGACAAGCACGGGGGGTTGAaaattcctatttaaaaaaaaaatggaacttgcAGTGGGAAATTGAGAAGTCACACATGTGCTGGGGGTGGTAGTTTATCCTGCTTTCCCAAAAGGTGACTCAAAACTTCTTTCACATTTTGCATTTATGATGCGCTGAGCAGAGGGTCTCCCCCTTACACCTCACCAAACGGCTGTCAGCAAGGCAAAGGCTCCTCTAGACCTTTCCTACCCAGCCTCCTTTTCCCTTGGAGTCACTCTTCCTAAGTGGTACATTTCAGTGgaaggctagggccatggctggcAGATTTCGGGGGTAGTTGTCTAAAATGTGTTTCCCTTGAGAGCCGCCCTCCCTATATTACTGCCGCAAAGAGGTAAGGTTTCTAAGCGTGCTAGGAGCCACAGGTCTAAGGCCAGAGCTCTGAGGGTTGTTTACATACACGGTCCCTTCAGGCCCCAGCACTTTAGTAGCTCAAGTGTTGGAGCTaaggttttctttcttccaaACAATTGTAACAAGACAACTGCAGGGTGGGATTGGCTACTGAGAAAGTCCTGGGTCTTGGGTCCACCTCCCCAAGGCAGGCCCAGCATACAGTGGAGAGGGAAAGTCTTTAGGGGAAAGTCCATCTCTGGGCCTGAGCACTGCCAGGGTATCTGTTCAGGCCTAGTGAGCAAAGtaggaagagggatggagaggaagAGCTGCCTGTGCCACTGAGAACAGCTGCGGGGGGGACCTCTCGTGGCCCCGGCCACAAGTAACCCCTGAGCTAGATAAGGAGAGATTGAACGCTGCAATGAAACTGCTGGCTCCCGCCTCCCAACCCCCAAATaaaccgggggggggggagggtgtgcTAGGGACACAGACCCAGTGGTCAATTAACAGGAACACAGCCCCAGCTCATTTGTCACAGGACTTTTCACAGTGCCCCTCACTTCAGAGAGCTGCGAGACAGTTTCTCATCTGTAGAATTTCCCCAGGACAGGTGGGGACCTGGGAAGTTGTTACATGTGCTGCCCAGTGGAGGAATGGGAACGGAATCCTGCCCCCATTTCCATCCAGGCCATCTAACCAGCCTGTCTTTATTCTTACACCTTTGTTCCTGGGAGACCCAAGATTGGTCTGGGATGCCAAAAGAAAGGTTAGCTTTTTCTTCATGGCCTTGGGGAGTGAAGTTAAGGGTCTTCACTTTTCCTCTATACACTTGTCACCCAAAAAGTGAATGGTGGGACTCAGAAAAGAGGGAGCAGATAAATGTATGTGGGGGGGTCAGTTCACTTgtagactgcaagccaaaatagcACATCTTTGtcaatacaaaaagaaaacttgtATGAACCAAGATAAATAGCTTTTAAACATATGAATGCCAAAGGAATTCAGAGGGCCAAACCCAAGGTTCTGAAGATAGCACAGAGAATGACCTTTAAAACAAACATCTAAAATCCACCAAACCACAGCGCAAATATTTTGAACCAATCAACAAtactgtcagaaaaaaaaaaaaaaaaaaagagcatttgaAACAGAATGCTACCTTCTCAAAATGTAAacagtataaaaaaaaaacacaaaaactcaaTGTTAAGCAAGTTAGATACCTGGTAGTAGCTTTGAGAAGATTGTGTTATACTTTTCATACACATTACGGCCATTGTGCCAGGAGGATCAAAACACCAGAGGCCCAGGAGCCTCAAGGCTGTGGAGCTGTACGACAACTCTCCAAGCTCGGGCCTGACTGGGACAGATCCAGATCTTCACTCTTGATTATGAGGTGGGGAAATCAAGTCCAGACATTATTCCTACATAATCCCTTTCCTAAGTTAAAACTGTTTCTCCATGAGCCACATGGTTCTGAGTTCTTCCCAAGACCCTGAACAGTCCTACTGTGGTTGTTCAGAAGGAACTGCACCCTTCTTGGGGCCAGGGCAGGGGCCTGGCTCCCACCCAATCCGGCAGCCCTATCTTAATTCCTTGCTAACTTAATGCTAGGTGAGGAGAACAGTGGCTCTTGCTCCTGGGGCTGAGGTTGGCCAGTTTTGGAGGGAGCCACAGGAAGC
This is a stretch of genomic DNA from Jaculus jaculus isolate mJacJac1 chromosome 9, mJacJac1.mat.Y.cur, whole genome shotgun sequence. It encodes these proteins:
- the Psmb3 gene encoding proteasome subunit beta type-3 isoform X1 codes for the protein MSIMSYNGGAVMAMKGKNCVAIAADRRFGIQAQMVTTDFQKIFPMGDRLYIGLAGLATDVQTVAQRLKFRLNLYELKEGRQIKPYTLMSMVANLLYEKRFGPYYTEPVIAGLDPKTFKPFICSLDLIGCPMVTDDFVVSGTCSEQMYGMCESLWEPNMDPEHLFETISQAMLNAVDRDAVSGMGVIVHIIRERKEEVSQQQAENSSTMLGYMRHLGTFQASVSEKDKITTRTLKARMD
- the Psmb3 gene encoding proteasome subunit beta type-3 isoform X2, encoding MSIMSYNGGAVMAMKGKNCVAIAADRRFGIQAQMVTTDFQKIFPMGDRLYIGLAGLATDVQTVAQRLKFRLNLYELKEGRQIKPYTLMSMVANLLYEKRFGPYYTEPVIAGLDPKTFKPFICSLDLIGCPMVTDDFVVSGTCSEQMYGMCESLWEPNMDPEHLFETISQAMLNAVDRDAVSGMGVIVHIIEKDKITTRTLKARMD